From one Haloplasma contractile SSD-17B genomic stretch:
- a CDS encoding ribose-phosphate diphosphokinase, protein MLINNKKVKLFSLNSNPQLAEEVSDYTGIPLSKCHVERFADGEVSIDIEETVRGHHVFVVQPTNAPVNENLMTLLIMIDALKRASARTINVIMPYYGYSRQDRKARARQPISAKLVADLLQAAGAARVLSMDLHASQIQGFFNIPIDNFVALPSITKYFLDKKFEKDIVVVSPDHGGATRARKLAEYLQAPIAIIDKRRPKPNVAEVMNVIGEVNDKVAIIIDDMIDTAGSITSAATALKDRGAVEVYAAATHPILSGPAIKRLTDSVIEEVVVTNTIALPEEKQIKKIVQLSIGQLLGQGVLNIIYDKSVSELFKVDNGVE, encoded by the coding sequence ATGCTAATAAACAATAAAAAAGTTAAGCTATTCTCTTTAAACTCAAATCCACAACTCGCAGAAGAGGTATCAGATTACACAGGAATCCCACTATCTAAATGTCATGTAGAGCGATTTGCTGATGGTGAAGTAAGTATTGATATTGAAGAAACAGTAAGAGGACATCATGTTTTTGTTGTACAGCCAACCAATGCACCGGTTAATGAAAACTTAATGACACTATTAATCATGATTGATGCTTTAAAAAGAGCATCAGCTCGAACAATTAATGTCATTATGCCTTACTATGGTTATTCACGACAAGATAGGAAGGCAAGAGCTCGCCAACCTATTTCTGCTAAATTAGTGGCAGATTTACTACAAGCCGCTGGTGCAGCACGTGTTTTATCAATGGATTTACATGCATCACAGATTCAAGGGTTCTTCAATATTCCAATCGATAATTTTGTAGCACTACCATCGATTACAAAATACTTTCTAGACAAAAAATTTGAAAAAGATATTGTAGTTGTGTCCCCTGATCATGGAGGAGCTACACGAGCTAGAAAATTAGCAGAATATTTACAGGCACCGATTGCAATTATTGATAAGAGAAGACCAAAACCAAATGTTGCAGAAGTTATGAATGTGATTGGCGAGGTAAATGATAAAGTTGCAATTATAATTGATGATATGATTGATACGGCAGGTAGCATCACAAGTGCGGCTACTGCACTAAAAGATAGAGGTGCTGTTGAAGTATATGCCGCTGCAACTCATCCTATCCTATCGGGACCTGCAATTAAACGTTTGACAGACTCTGTAATTGAAGAAGTTGTTGTGACAAATACAATAGCATTACCTGAGGAAAAACAGATAAAGAAAATTGTTCAACTATCAATAGGACAATTATTAGGCCAGGGTGTACTCAATATTATTTATGATAAATCAGTTAGTGAATTATTTAAAGTTGATAATGGTGTAGAATAA
- the pth gene encoding aminoacyl-tRNA hydrolase — translation MKIIVGLGNPGKKYKDTRHNVGFMVLDEYTRRNNLVFEHKSKYKAECVQTLINNEKVILLKPLTYMNLSGESVKILKDYYNVDDQDILIIYDDLDLSCGKIRFKQKGSSGGHNGIKSIINCINSKTFHRLKIGIERSEVIPVVNYVLGKFTKEQRPHVLESIEESILGIEDWISKDIAYVMNKYN, via the coding sequence ATGAAGATAATTGTCGGCCTAGGCAATCCAGGAAAAAAGTATAAAGACACAAGACATAATGTTGGGTTCATGGTGCTTGATGAATATACAAGACGAAATAATTTAGTATTTGAGCACAAGAGCAAATATAAAGCAGAATGTGTGCAAACATTAATAAATAATGAAAAAGTTATTTTATTAAAACCGCTAACTTATATGAATTTATCTGGAGAGTCAGTAAAAATACTTAAAGACTATTATAATGTAGATGATCAAGACATACTAATTATCTATGACGATTTAGATTTATCCTGCGGAAAAATAAGATTTAAGCAAAAAGGTAGTTCTGGTGGTCATAATGGAATAAAATCGATTATTAATTGTATAAATAGTAAGACATTTCATAGACTTAAGATTGGGATAGAACGGAGTGAAGTGATTCCTGTAGTGAACTATGTACTTGGTAAATTTACAAAGGAACAAAGACCTCACGTTTTAGAATCAATTGAAGAATCAATCCTTGGAATTGAAGATTGGATCAGTAAAGATATAGCTTATGTAATGAATAAATATAATTAA
- a CDS encoding sporulation peptidase YabG has translation MITEGDIVGRKSYNLDIIFEVSEIKDEQAILIGKTVRLIADAPLDDLEIVNNDKLEEEEAIEEELIRDITESSRFDYRKKFLTGKILHIDGDEKYMKKCLNVYKQLGIYAVGISAEEEDIPSIITKYVKYLSPDIVVITGHDSFNRKEQDEVGNYRNSRHYIDAVKMIRRSYPVSNQPIVIAGACQSHFEALIAAGANFASSPKRVNIHSLDPAIIAIKCSITPFNETVNVFDAVERTSNKYDGMGGIDSFGTLKTLHY, from the coding sequence ATGATTACAGAAGGAGATATTGTAGGAAGAAAATCCTATAACTTAGATATTATATTTGAAGTAAGTGAAATAAAAGATGAGCAGGCAATCTTGATCGGTAAGACAGTAAGACTAATAGCGGATGCACCGTTAGATGATTTAGAAATTGTAAATAATGATAAACTTGAGGAAGAAGAAGCGATTGAAGAAGAATTAATTCGTGATATAACAGAAAGTTCTAGGTTTGATTATAGAAAAAAGTTTCTGACGGGAAAGATTCTTCATATTGATGGTGATGAAAAATATATGAAAAAATGTTTAAACGTATATAAACAATTAGGAATATATGCAGTTGGAATATCAGCAGAAGAAGAAGATATACCATCAATCATCACTAAATACGTGAAATACCTATCACCGGATATTGTTGTGATTACAGGGCATGATTCATTTAATAGAAAAGAACAGGATGAAGTGGGGAATTATCGCAATAGTAGACATTATATAGATGCAGTAAAAATGATAAGACGATCTTATCCCGTATCTAATCAACCAATAGTTATAGCAGGAGCCTGTCAATCTCACTTTGAAGCCTTAATTGCAGCAGGAGCCAACTTTGCAAGTTCACCTAAACGGGTCAATATTCACTCACTAGATCCAGCTATAATAGCAATTAAGTGTAGCATTACACCATTTAATGAGACAGTAAATGTATTTGATGCAGTAGAGAGAACAAGTAATAAGTATGATGGAATGGGTGGAATTGATAGTTTTGGAACACTAAAAACATTACATTATTAG
- a CDS encoding stage V sporulation T C-terminal domain-containing protein, whose protein sequence is MKATGVVRRIDDLGRVVIPKEIRRNLRIREGDSLEIYVDNQGDVILKKYSPVEDLSEFAQQYADALYMAKKKDIIICDRDTIVAGTANLKKKYLNKKISPTLDKFMDARTSKIEKDNIELEIVEDKVENQEYVIQPILSNGDCVGSVIVLGNETSETIDDVDLSNAKTAAAFLGKYLEG, encoded by the coding sequence TTGAAGGCAACAGGTGTAGTAAGAAGAATTGATGATTTAGGAAGAGTGGTTATTCCAAAGGAAATAAGAAGAAATTTAAGAATTAGAGAGGGTGACTCTTTAGAGATATATGTTGATAATCAAGGAGATGTCATCTTAAAGAAATATTCTCCTGTGGAAGATCTTTCTGAATTTGCACAACAATATGCAGATGCGTTATACATGGCAAAGAAAAAGGATATCATTATTTGTGATAGAGATACAATTGTAGCTGGAACCGCAAACCTTAAGAAGAAATATTTGAATAAGAAAATCAGTCCAACGCTAGATAAATTTATGGATGCAAGAACATCAAAAATTGAAAAAGATAATATTGAATTAGAAATAGTAGAAGATAAAGTAGAAAATCAAGAATATGTAATTCAGCCGATTTTAAGTAACGGAGATTGCGTAGGTTCTGTTATTGTATTAGGAAATGAAACTAGTGAAACTATTGATGATGTCGATTTAAGTAATGCAAAAACAGCAGCTGCATTCTTAGGAAAATATTTAGAAGGTTAA
- a CDS encoding Cof-type HAD-IIB family hydrolase yields the protein MKVKHIFCDLDGTLLQEYCKLNSDDLTSIKEAEKEGIKVSIATGRLDYEIKKINNRVKINGYRISQNGAVVHNHDNQLIHMKSLTEEEIKQIVTKLSHLKVLVFFESRDAYYCIEKLKIIEDFEKSQDLLTYIERPNILNELHELEISSISIWAEKHENKNVQKSLEKMLPEHLTTYISSDYTLDITNVENSKGNAIRRICKHDDLDINEIAVIGDSYNDISMFNVTKHSYVIDKASNSVRKHANHTVKSVSEAIKHILENN from the coding sequence ATGAAGGTGAAACATATTTTTTGTGATTTGGATGGAACATTACTGCAGGAATATTGTAAACTAAATAGTGATGATCTAACTTCAATTAAAGAAGCAGAAAAAGAGGGGATAAAAGTATCAATTGCCACAGGACGTTTAGATTATGAAATCAAAAAAATTAATAATCGAGTCAAAATTAATGGTTATAGAATCTCTCAAAATGGAGCAGTTGTACATAATCATGATAACCAGTTAATCCATATGAAATCTTTAACAGAAGAGGAAATCAAACAAATTGTAACAAAGTTGTCTCATTTAAAAGTATTAGTATTCTTTGAATCTCGAGATGCTTACTACTGTATAGAAAAATTGAAAATCATAGAAGATTTTGAAAAATCACAAGATTTATTAACCTATATAGAAAGACCTAATATCTTAAATGAGCTACATGAACTAGAAATCTCTAGCATCTCAATATGGGCAGAGAAACATGAAAATAAAAATGTACAAAAATCGTTAGAAAAGATGTTACCAGAACACCTAACAACGTATATTTCAAGTGACTATACATTAGATATAACAAATGTGGAAAACTCAAAGGGTAATGCCATTAGACGAATTTGCAAACACGATGATTTAGATATTAACGAGATTGCTGTAATAGGTGATTCTTATAATGACATCTCAATGTTTAATGTAACAAAACACAGTTATGTAATTGATAAGGCGAGTAATTCAGTTAGAAAACATGCCAATCATACCGTAAAATCAGTTAGTGAAGCAATCAAACATATATTAGAAAATAATTAG
- the ispE gene encoding 4-(cytidine 5'-diphospho)-2-C-methyl-D-erythritol kinase, with protein MIHEKAPAKINLTLDVIGKREDGYHELNMVMTTVDLYDRLSISETDEDRIIITTNRRYLPVDNKNLSYKAAKLIKEQYGIKKGVRIHINKNIPVAAGLAGGSSDAAATLRGLDRLWKLNMSFEELSEIGARIGSDVPFCIYGKTALATGRGEIIKPIKPAPKCWVILVKPKFGVSTKHIFSNVEVNSLKHPDTKAMLDAVLNGDYKSMCKNLGNSLEDVTFKRYPDVKKIKEKLLKYGADAALMSGSGPTVFAFVYRENKKNRLINSLDQDKYQIFAVRMLG; from the coding sequence ATGATACATGAAAAGGCACCCGCCAAAATAAACTTAACACTTGATGTAATAGGAAAGCGTGAAGATGGATATCATGAACTAAATATGGTTATGACAACAGTAGACTTGTATGACCGGTTATCAATATCTGAAACAGATGAGGATCGAATAATTATTACCACTAACAGACGGTACTTGCCAGTAGATAACAAAAACTTATCCTATAAAGCTGCGAAATTAATTAAAGAGCAATATGGAATAAAGAAAGGGGTCCGTATTCACATTAATAAAAACATACCAGTAGCTGCAGGGCTTGCAGGTGGGAGTAGCGATGCTGCTGCAACCTTAAGAGGACTTGACCGTCTGTGGAAGTTAAATATGTCGTTTGAAGAATTAAGTGAGATAGGAGCTAGGATTGGATCTGATGTACCCTTTTGTATATATGGAAAGACAGCTCTTGCAACAGGTCGAGGAGAAATTATTAAACCAATTAAACCAGCCCCTAAATGTTGGGTGATCTTAGTGAAACCAAAATTCGGAGTTTCAACAAAGCATATTTTTAGCAATGTCGAAGTAAACTCGCTTAAGCATCCAGATACTAAAGCAATGTTAGATGCTGTTTTAAATGGGGATTATAAATCTATGTGTAAAAATTTAGGAAACTCATTAGAAGATGTAACGTTTAAACGGTATCCTGATGTGAAAAAAATAAAAGAAAAATTATTAAAATATGGTGCTGATGCAGCCTTAATGAGTGGTAGTGGTCCTACTGTTTTTGCATTTGTATATCGTGAAAACAAAAAAAACCGACTTATTAACAGTTTAGACCAAGATAAGTACCAAATTTTTGCAGTAAGAATGCTAGGATAG
- the spoVG gene encoding septation regulator SpoVG: MVVTNVKLKKIPNKNRLKAVCSLTFDDCFVIHEVRLIEGQNGKFVAMPSKKHVSGEYRDICHPINKTLRGTIEEAVLKAYDEAEEEE; this comes from the coding sequence ATGGTAGTAACAAACGTAAAGTTAAAGAAGATTCCAAACAAAAACCGCTTAAAGGCAGTTTGCTCTCTTACTTTTGATGATTGTTTTGTTATTCATGAGGTGAGATTGATTGAAGGTCAAAATGGGAAATTTGTAGCAATGCCAAGCAAGAAACACGTAAGTGGTGAATATCGTGATATTTGCCATCCAATAAATAAGACATTACGTGGTACTATTGAAGAAGCTGTATTAAAAGCTTACGACGAAGCTGAAGAAGAAGAATAA
- the mfd gene encoding transcription-repair coupling factor — translation MDTVIKYLESTPFIRELKLNLNNQNQKILINNINDNIQSVVISNLFKTTDQNIIVVVPNLYSAQKLYDRVVQILDSTYVHFFPMDEFISAEMLASSDEFRQERITSLIDITQGKQGVIITHTLGAIRKLPPKRVFEDNIIHLRTNDIVDFDELTRSCINNGYKRQTVVEKPGDLAVRGGIIDIYPFTSDHPFRVEFFDDEVESIRTFEEKTQRSIEKITEVFIPPMYELVYNDEQKQQAIDKLTSEFKNKLKGKKPYQQELLEEQFEKEISNIDNHNELSRVHKYIDYLYEETDTLIDYMKGNALIVFSEYNNIINNYNNFEHEYQEYIKDLLDDGKSLFIPQHYVNLDFYINKPHNKLFFLEHTTLIKDIKFNQSLFMSSKTVEKYYGDLDLLYSELKKNKNKTYCLCFKNRNQADRFTVLLEEQQISYSLIGAKDKILENKVNIVISNLSEGFELINEQVKFITNSELYKKPTKVVKYRSTIKEATRIKNVDELNVSDFIVHNEHGIGRYLGIKTLVSNGISRDFLQIAYKGDDKLYVPVEKIDQIQKYVGGEGAKPKIHKIGGTEWIKTKKSVTKRVKDIADKLIKLYSEREHTSGYAFTKDFPEQEHFEEDFPYVETRDQLTAVDEIKKDMETQVPMDRLLCGDVGYGKTEVAMRAAFKAVMDNKQVAYLAPTTILTQQHYDSFVERFRNFPINIALLNRYVSKKDQQEIIKKTKKKQIDIVIGTHRLLSKDIKFQDLGLLVVDEEQRFGVEHKERIKELKVNVDVLTLTATPIPRTMQMSLIGVRSLSLLETPPENRYPVQTYVIEENDTIIKDAIERELSRDGQVFFLHNRVSEIDHIVSKVKRLVPGANVTFAHGQMSKEQLENTMYSFLKKKFDVLVCTTIIETGIDISNANTLIISNSDKLGLSQLYQLRGRVGRSDRIAYAYLMYPKRKVLTEIANKRLQAIKDFTELGSGFKIAKQDLAIRGAGDLLGAKQYGFIDSVGFEMYNKLLKEAIEERKEEKEEIKKYNKEITEIKQSDDIDIRLNINAYIPNDYIKDESLKIEIYKKIKLLDHIDDLYELEHELKDRFSSFPQPVENLLNIAYIKSKAIDLGINKITETKTQVEFIFEEEASTKLDGEKLFTSANLISPNIRFKYMNSKIIMTIEKPRLKENYLMVTRKLFLKLTNVE, via the coding sequence ATGGATACTGTTATCAAATACCTCGAGAGCACACCATTTATAAGGGAATTAAAATTAAACCTAAATAATCAAAATCAGAAAATATTAATTAATAATATTAATGATAATATTCAGTCAGTAGTTATATCTAATTTATTTAAAACGACTGATCAGAATATCATAGTGGTGGTTCCAAATCTATATTCAGCACAGAAACTTTATGACCGAGTCGTGCAGATACTAGATTCAACATATGTGCACTTTTTTCCTATGGATGAATTTATTTCTGCTGAAATGTTAGCATCAAGTGATGAATTTAGACAAGAACGAATTACAAGTCTCATTGATATTACGCAAGGAAAGCAAGGGGTTATAATAACCCATACGTTAGGTGCTATTCGTAAACTACCACCAAAACGTGTATTTGAGGATAACATTATTCATTTAAGAACAAATGATATAGTCGACTTTGATGAATTAACTAGAAGTTGTATTAACAATGGCTATAAAAGACAAACAGTTGTTGAGAAGCCTGGTGACCTTGCAGTTAGAGGTGGCATTATAGATATTTATCCATTTACTTCTGATCATCCTTTTAGAGTTGAATTCTTTGATGATGAAGTCGAATCGATCCGAACATTTGAAGAGAAAACACAACGTTCGATTGAGAAAATTACTGAAGTATTTATTCCACCAATGTATGAACTAGTCTATAATGATGAACAAAAACAACAGGCAATAGATAAATTAACAAGTGAATTTAAAAATAAGTTAAAAGGTAAAAAACCGTATCAACAAGAGCTATTAGAAGAACAATTTGAAAAAGAAATTAGTAATATTGACAATCACAATGAGTTATCCCGTGTTCATAAATACATAGACTATTTATATGAAGAAACGGACACATTAATTGATTATATGAAGGGTAACGCATTAATTGTGTTTTCTGAATATAACAACATTATAAATAATTATAATAACTTTGAACACGAATACCAAGAATACATAAAGGACTTATTAGATGATGGAAAAAGTTTATTTATACCACAACACTATGTGAACTTAGACTTTTATATTAATAAGCCACATAACAAATTATTCTTTTTAGAACACACAACATTGATAAAAGATATTAAATTTAATCAATCCTTATTTATGAGTAGTAAGACAGTAGAAAAGTACTATGGAGACTTGGATTTATTATATTCAGAACTAAAGAAGAATAAAAATAAGACTTACTGTCTATGCTTTAAAAATAGAAATCAAGCAGATCGTTTTACAGTGTTATTAGAAGAACAACAAATTAGCTATTCGCTAATTGGAGCAAAAGATAAAATTCTTGAAAATAAAGTAAATATTGTCATTTCAAACCTTAGTGAAGGATTTGAGTTAATTAACGAACAAGTCAAATTCATTACAAATAGCGAATTATATAAAAAACCTACAAAAGTTGTTAAGTATCGAAGTACTATTAAAGAAGCAACTCGTATAAAAAATGTTGACGAATTAAATGTTTCTGATTTTATTGTTCATAATGAACATGGGATCGGACGATATTTAGGGATTAAAACACTCGTATCAAATGGCATTTCACGCGACTTCTTGCAAATTGCATATAAAGGTGATGATAAACTCTACGTACCTGTGGAAAAAATTGATCAGATCCAAAAATATGTAGGTGGAGAAGGTGCAAAACCTAAAATTCACAAAATTGGCGGTACAGAGTGGATTAAGACGAAAAAGAGCGTTACAAAACGAGTAAAAGATATAGCAGACAAGTTAATAAAACTTTACTCTGAACGAGAACACACAAGTGGATATGCTTTTACAAAAGACTTTCCTGAACAGGAACATTTTGAAGAGGATTTTCCATATGTTGAAACAAGAGATCAATTAACTGCGGTAGATGAAATTAAAAAAGATATGGAAACACAAGTACCAATGGACCGTTTATTATGTGGTGATGTTGGATATGGTAAGACTGAAGTAGCAATGAGAGCCGCATTTAAAGCAGTAATGGATAACAAGCAGGTAGCATATTTAGCTCCAACGACAATACTCACACAACAACATTATGATTCTTTTGTGGAACGATTTAGAAATTTTCCAATTAATATTGCACTTTTAAATCGTTATGTATCTAAAAAAGACCAACAAGAGATTATTAAAAAGACTAAAAAGAAACAAATTGATATTGTAATTGGAACGCATCGACTATTATCAAAGGATATTAAATTTCAAGATTTAGGCTTACTAGTAGTAGATGAGGAGCAACGCTTTGGTGTTGAGCACAAGGAACGTATTAAAGAACTTAAGGTAAATGTTGATGTATTAACACTAACAGCAACACCGATACCTAGAACGATGCAAATGTCTTTAATAGGGGTTAGAAGTTTATCGCTCTTAGAAACACCACCAGAAAATCGCTATCCTGTACAGACATACGTAATAGAAGAAAATGATACGATTATTAAAGATGCAATTGAACGTGAGTTATCGAGAGATGGACAAGTGTTTTTCTTACATAATCGAGTATCAGAAATTGATCATATTGTTTCAAAAGTTAAAAGGTTAGTACCAGGTGCGAATGTTACGTTTGCTCATGGACAGATGAGTAAGGAACAACTTGAAAATACGATGTATTCATTCTTGAAAAAGAAATTTGATGTTTTAGTGTGTACGACAATCATTGAAACGGGTATAGATATTTCAAATGCTAACACATTAATTATTTCAAATTCAGATAAACTCGGACTTTCTCAACTGTACCAGTTACGAGGTCGAGTAGGACGTAGTGATCGTATTGCATATGCTTATCTAATGTATCCAAAACGTAAAGTATTAACAGAAATTGCAAATAAACGTTTGCAGGCTATTAAGGACTTTACAGAACTAGGTTCTGGGTTTAAAATAGCAAAGCAAGACTTAGCTATACGAGGTGCAGGTGATTTACTTGGTGCTAAGCAATATGGGTTTATAGATTCCGTAGGTTTTGAAATGTACAATAAGTTACTTAAAGAGGCAATAGAAGAAAGAAAAGAAGAAAAAGAAGAGATAAAAAAATATAATAAAGAAATTACTGAGATAAAACAATCTGATGATATAGATATACGTTTAAATATAAATGCTTATATTCCTAATGACTACATTAAAGATGAATCATTAAAAATAGAAATATATAAAAAAATAAAACTTCTTGATCATATAGATGATTTATACGAGCTAGAACACGAACTCAAAGATCGATTCTCAAGTTTTCCACAACCTGTAGAAAACTTACTAAATATTGCATATATAAAAAGCAAAGCCATCGATTTAGGAATAAATAAAATTACAGAAACCAAGACTCAAGTTGAATTTATTTTTGAAGAAGAAGCGAGTACTAAATTAGACGGAGAGAAATTATTTACATCAGCTAACCTAATTTCTCCAAACATTCGATTTAAGTATATGAATAGCAAAATCATAATGACTATTGAGAAACCGCGACTTAAAGAAAACTATTTAATGGTCACTAGAAAGCTATTTCTAAAATTAACCAATGTCGAATAA
- the rsmA gene encoding 16S rRNA (adenine(1518)-N(6)/adenine(1519)-N(6))-dimethyltransferase RsmA: MNKKDIATITNTNHIIKKYNFHLKKSFGQNFLVDLNILKNIVSSADITEETGVIEIGPGIGALTEQLAKKAKKVVAYEIDQRLIPILDETLQPYNNIIIINEDILKANVNKMIEEEFNGYEDIAVVANLPYYITTPILMGLIEKNLPINRYCVMMQKEVAKRLSGGPNTKEYNSLTIAVNYYTIPKIVLTVPKTVFIPKPNVDSAVVRLDKREEPAVKVNDESFFFKVVRGSFIQRRKTIYNNLKQSLKGVLTTDDIKTALKAVDIKENARGESLTIEQFAKLSNEFIKYVT, translated from the coding sequence TTGAATAAAAAAGATATAGCAACAATAACAAACACAAATCATATAATTAAAAAATATAACTTTCATCTTAAAAAAAGTTTTGGACAAAATTTTTTAGTAGACTTGAATATATTAAAAAATATAGTAAGCAGTGCTGATATTACAGAAGAAACAGGTGTAATTGAAATCGGCCCTGGTATTGGAGCACTAACAGAGCAATTAGCAAAAAAAGCTAAGAAGGTAGTCGCGTATGAAATAGATCAACGATTAATTCCTATACTCGATGAAACATTACAACCGTATAATAATATTATAATTATAAATGAAGATATCTTAAAGGCTAATGTAAATAAGATGATTGAAGAAGAGTTTAATGGTTATGAAGATATAGCAGTTGTTGCCAATCTTCCTTATTATATTACAACACCAATACTTATGGGATTAATTGAAAAAAATCTACCAATTAATCGCTATTGTGTTATGATGCAAAAAGAGGTTGCGAAACGTTTATCGGGTGGACCAAATACAAAAGAGTATAATTCACTAACAATTGCAGTCAATTACTATACAATTCCGAAAATCGTATTAACTGTTCCAAAAACTGTATTTATACCTAAACCTAATGTTGATAGTGCAGTTGTTCGGTTAGACAAAAGAGAAGAACCAGCCGTAAAGGTCAATGATGAGTCATTCTTCTTTAAGGTAGTTCGTGGTAGTTTTATTCAAAGACGTAAGACAATTTATAATAATCTTAAGCAATCATTAAAGGGTGTTCTAACAACTGATGATATAAAAACAGCATTAAAGGCTGTTGATATAAAGGAAAATGCAAGGGGAGAATCATTAACAATCGAGCAATTTGCAAAACTTAGTAATGAGTTTATAAAATATGTAACATAA
- the glmU gene encoding bifunctional UDP-N-acetylglucosamine diphosphorylase/glucosamine-1-phosphate N-acetyltransferase GlmU produces the protein MKRNAIILAAGKGTRMKSKLYKVLHPVLGKPMVEHVVDNLDRGNVEEKIVVVGHGADEVKSVLEKSVKFTLQSEQLGTGHAVMMAEDLLKNQDGTTVVICGDTPLITTETIDKLINFHEQNESKATILSANMDDPTGYGRIIRDNQEVMKIVEHKDATEKERQVSEINTGTYCFDNKLLFKYLNNISNENKQGEYYLTDVIEIFKKNRHKVLAYLIDDASETIGVNDRVSLARAEELLKKRINNQLMVNGVSIIDPNNTYISCDTEIETDTIIYPGTTILGKNKIGSDCIIGPNTHLENVEIGNSTTIKQSVITDSIVGNHTNVGPFAHFRKDAKIGNNGRIGNFVEIKNTTFGNNSSAAHLAYMGDASIGEHVNMGCGAITVNYDGTEKHKTVIGDHVFIGCNANLIAPIEIDDHSVIAAGSTLNQNVPKYTLAIARSRQINKEGYVKNSKNM, from the coding sequence ATGAAACGTAATGCTATTATTTTAGCAGCCGGAAAAGGAACTAGGATGAAATCTAAATTATATAAAGTTCTCCATCCTGTTTTAGGAAAACCAATGGTAGAACATGTAGTAGATAATCTTGATAGAGGGAATGTAGAGGAAAAGATTGTAGTTGTAGGACACGGAGCTGATGAAGTTAAATCAGTACTAGAAAAGTCTGTAAAATTTACTCTTCAATCTGAACAGTTAGGAACAGGTCACGCAGTTATGATGGCAGAGGATTTACTTAAGAATCAAGATGGAACGACAGTTGTTATCTGTGGAGATACGCCATTAATAACTACTGAAACGATAGACAAGTTAATTAACTTTCATGAGCAAAATGAGTCAAAGGCAACAATCTTATCAGCAAATATGGATGACCCAACTGGATATGGAAGAATAATAAGAGATAATCAAGAGGTTATGAAAATTGTAGAACATAAGGACGCTACTGAAAAAGAGAGACAAGTTAGTGAGATTAATACAGGAACATATTGCTTTGATAATAAGTTACTATTTAAATACCTTAATAATATTAGCAATGAAAATAAACAAGGGGAATACTACCTTACAGATGTTATTGAAATCTTCAAGAAAAATAGACATAAAGTATTGGCTTATTTGATAGATGATGCATCTGAGACGATTGGTGTAAACGATCGTGTCTCGCTTGCTCGTGCTGAAGAACTTCTTAAGAAACGTATAAATAATCAACTTATGGTTAATGGTGTTTCCATTATTGACCCTAATAATACGTATATATCTTGTGATACAGAAATTGAAACAGATACAATAATATATCCAGGTACAACAATATTAGGAAAAAATAAAATTGGTAGTGATTGTATAATAGGACCAAACACTCATTTAGAAAACGTTGAGATAGGAAATAGTACTACAATTAAACAATCTGTCATAACGGATTCAATTGTAGGCAATCATACAAACGTGGGCCCATTTGCTCATTTTAGAAAAGATGCTAAAATTGGTAATAATGGAAGAATTGGTAACTTTGTTGAAATTAAAAATACAACTTTTGGTAACAATAGTAGTGCCGCACACTTAGCCTATATGGGAGATGCATCGATTGGTGAACATGTAAATATGGGATGCGGTGCAATAACGGTTAATTATGATGGAACAGAAAAACATAAAACGGTTATAGGGGATCATGTATTTATAGGATGTAATGCAAATTTAATTGCTCCGATAGAAATTGATGACCACTCTGTTATAGCAGCAGGATCGACATTAAATCAAAATGTACCAAAGTATACATTAGCAATAGCACGTTCTAGACAAATTAATAAAGAAGGTTATGTTAAAAATTCCAAAAATATGTAA